The genomic region TTCAGGTAACCTATCTCACTAAGCTTAATTAACTCTCTTTGTACATTGCCTGGATCTTCATGAATGGTTTTAGCTATCCCCCTGACGTGCATCTCATAATCTGGATGCTTAGAAAACAATGTCACCAATTTTCTTCTAGTCTTAGAAGTAATAAAATAATTCAACATAACATAAACATTTTACAACAATGTTCAAA from Candidatus Saccharibacteria bacterium harbors:
- a CDS encoding ArsR family transcriptional regulator, which produces MLNYFITSKTRRKLVTLFSKHPDYEMHVRGIAKTIHEDPGNVQRELIKLSEIGYLKVKDRKNTKVYTADKRFPAFRELQSLVLKLDAISRNQRVI